One window of the Sulfitobacter sp. HNIBRBA3233 genome contains the following:
- a CDS encoding sulfite exporter TauE/SafE family protein encodes MQIYLPIAEVSVNAFLLLGLGGIVGILSGMFGVGGGFLMTPLLFFIGIPPAVAVATEANQIVASSFSGVLAHLKRKTVDLRMGTVLLVGGLVGAALGVMVFNYLKAQGQVDLLVKLCYVVFLGVIGGLMFFESLRAIRNTRSGKRATRKKHNWIHGLPLKMRFRVSGLYISVIPPLIVGVAVGILAAIMGVGGGFIMVPAMIYLLGMPTKVVVGTSLFQIIFVTAFTTLLHATTNFTVDIVLAVLLLIGGVIGAQIGTRIGVKMKAEQLRILLAIMVLVVCGKLALELLLQPAELYSLGAAGTH; translated from the coding sequence ATGCAAATATACCTGCCCATCGCCGAAGTATCGGTCAACGCCTTCCTCCTTCTGGGGTTGGGCGGGATTGTGGGCATCCTGTCGGGCATGTTCGGTGTCGGCGGCGGGTTTCTGATGACGCCGCTGCTTTTCTTTATCGGTATTCCGCCGGCAGTCGCCGTGGCGACCGAGGCCAACCAGATCGTCGCCTCGTCGTTCTCGGGTGTGCTTGCGCATCTCAAACGCAAGACTGTCGATCTGAGGATGGGAACGGTGCTGCTGGTCGGCGGTCTGGTCGGCGCCGCACTCGGGGTCATGGTCTTCAACTACCTGAAAGCGCAGGGTCAGGTCGATCTGCTGGTCAAGCTGTGCTACGTCGTCTTCCTCGGCGTGATCGGCGGGCTGATGTTCTTCGAGTCCCTGCGGGCGATCCGGAACACCCGCAGCGGCAAACGCGCGACACGCAAGAAACACAACTGGATCCACGGGCTTCCACTGAAAATGCGGTTCCGGGTTTCCGGTCTTTACATCTCGGTGATCCCGCCGCTTATCGTCGGTGTCGCGGTCGGTATCCTTGCCGCCATCATGGGGGTCGGGGGCGGCTTCATCATGGTGCCCGCGATGATCTATCTGCTGGGTATGCCGACCAAGGTGGTCGTGGGAACCTCGCTGTTCCAGATCATTTTTGTCACCGCCTTCACGACCCTCCTGCATGCGACGACGAACTTCACGGTCGACATCGTGCTGGCGGTGCTGCTGCTGATCGGCGGGGTGATCGGGGCGCAGATCGGCACCCGCATCGGTGTGAAGATGAAGGCCGAGCAGCTGCGCATCCTGCTGGCGATCATGGTGCTCGTGGTCTGCGGCAAGCTCGCGCTCGAGCTGCTGTTGCAACCCGCCGAGCTCTACAGCCTCGGCGCGGCGGGCACCCACTGA
- a CDS encoding ABC transporter permease, whose amino-acid sequence MDIYLTLIQLLDSTVRLATPLLLACLAGLYSERAGIFDIGLEGKMLAAAFFSAAIAAMTGSVWIGLLAGIASSMVLSAIHGVASITFRGNQLISGVAINFLAAGMTVLIAQAWFQQGGRTPSLFGGGRFEPITLPFAEALQDVPFLGPLYYELISGHSILVYAAFAAVPLTWWLLFRTRFGLRLRAVGENPAAVDTAGVSVVGLRFAAVGICGLLCGIAGAYLSTALQAGFVKDMAAGRGFIALAALIFAKWRPWHALYATLLFGLFGALETRPDVIEGLTGMKVQGQLLAALPYVMTVIILAGFVGKAIPPRAGGEPYVKER is encoded by the coding sequence ATGGATATCTACCTGACCCTCATCCAGCTTCTCGACAGTACCGTGCGCCTTGCCACACCGCTGTTGCTGGCCTGCCTCGCGGGGCTCTATTCCGAACGGGCGGGCATCTTCGACATCGGGCTCGAGGGCAAGATGCTGGCCGCTGCCTTCTTCTCTGCGGCGATTGCGGCGATGACCGGATCGGTCTGGATCGGCCTTCTGGCGGGGATCGCGTCGTCGATGGTGCTCAGTGCCATCCACGGCGTCGCCTCGATCACTTTCCGGGGCAATCAGCTGATCTCGGGGGTGGCGATCAATTTCCTAGCCGCGGGCATGACCGTTCTGATCGCGCAGGCATGGTTCCAGCAGGGCGGCAGGACGCCATCGCTGTTCGGCGGCGGACGGTTCGAACCGATCACCCTGCCCTTTGCCGAAGCGCTTCAGGATGTCCCGTTTCTGGGTCCGCTCTACTACGAGCTGATCTCGGGCCACTCGATCCTTGTCTACGCGGCCTTCGCGGCTGTCCCGCTGACGTGGTGGCTGCTTTTCCGTACACGCTTTGGACTGCGCCTGCGGGCCGTGGGGGAAAACCCCGCTGCGGTCGATACCGCCGGTGTGTCGGTCGTCGGTCTGCGGTTTGCGGCCGTGGGCATCTGCGGGCTGCTCTGCGGCATCGCGGGGGCGTATCTGTCGACCGCGCTTCAGGCGGGCTTTGTCAAGGATATGGCCGCCGGGCGCGGGTTCATCGCGCTGGCCGCGCTGATCTTTGCCAAATGGCGCCCGTGGCACGCGCTTTATGCGACGCTGCTCTTTGGCCTCTTCGGCGCGCTTGAGACGCGGCCGGATGTGATCGAAGGCCTGACCGGCATGAAGGTACAGGGCCAGCTGCTGGCCGCCCTGCCCTATGTGATGACGGTCATCATCCTTGCCGGTTTCGTCGGAAAGGCGATCCCCCCCCGCGCCGGTGGCGAACCCTACGTGAAGGAACGATAA